In the Pseudonocardia cypriaca genome, one interval contains:
- a CDS encoding aldolase/citrate lyase family protein produces the protein MAIRNTREILALDGIGAAFVGTADLAMSMGVAAGSDEVDRLATSALAAAAAAGVPIGTASATIDQARAALARGYDYVVVRNDTSILASGGRAIVNALKAPVAERVAR, from the coding sequence GTGGCGATCAGGAACACGAGGGAGATCCTGGCCCTCGACGGCATCGGTGCCGCGTTCGTCGGGACGGCCGACCTTGCCATGTCGATGGGCGTCGCGGCGGGAAGCGACGAGGTGGACCGGCTCGCCACGTCCGCGCTGGCGGCTGCTGCCGCGGCAGGTGTTCCCATCGGCACCGCGTCCGCCACGATTGACCAGGCCCGGGCCGCACTGGCCCGGGGCTACGACTACGTGGTGGTCCGCAACGACACCTCGATCCTCGCCAGCGGAGGCCGGGCGATCGTGAACGCGCTGAAAGCGCCCGTCGCCGAGCGAGTCGCTCGATGA
- a CDS encoding ABC transporter permease produces MSTHTNRRAAGREALAVPDGETVPVGVPTSSDNPVRSRRRRVPEITYSVLVFIGLLVVWQAIVKMFDVSNILVPAPTAVVGSLVDGFQDGSLMTHSVVTLKEILIGFGIAVGSALLSAVLITQFRAVERVLFPLLILTQTIPKVAMAPLLIVWFGIGISSKVLTVALIAFFPLLINAILGFRSAAYEQVEMLRSFGASRMQVMQHLQIPSALPHIFAGLEVAVILSVTGAVVAEFVGSSEGLGYLIQASNFTLDVARTFAVIVVLSAIGIALHAVVVRLGKWLVFWTATPTDTAGEV; encoded by the coding sequence ATGTCCACCCACACCAATCGCCGCGCAGCCGGCCGAGAGGCACTCGCCGTCCCGGACGGCGAGACCGTGCCGGTGGGGGTGCCCACGAGCTCGGACAACCCGGTCCGAAGCCGACGCCGCCGAGTACCGGAGATCACCTACAGCGTGCTGGTGTTCATCGGGCTGTTGGTGGTCTGGCAGGCCATCGTGAAGATGTTCGACGTCTCCAACATCCTCGTCCCCGCGCCCACCGCCGTCGTCGGCTCCCTGGTCGACGGCTTCCAGGACGGCAGCCTGATGACCCACTCGGTCGTCACCCTGAAAGAGATCCTGATCGGGTTCGGCATCGCGGTCGGCTCGGCACTGCTCTCCGCGGTGCTCATCACCCAGTTCCGGGCGGTGGAGCGCGTGCTCTTCCCGCTGCTCATCCTGACCCAGACCATCCCGAAGGTCGCCATGGCGCCTCTGCTGATCGTCTGGTTCGGCATCGGGATCAGCTCGAAGGTGCTGACCGTGGCCCTGATCGCGTTCTTCCCCCTGCTGATCAACGCCATCCTGGGATTCCGGTCCGCCGCCTACGAGCAGGTCGAAATGCTCCGGTCCTTCGGCGCGTCCCGCATGCAGGTCATGCAGCACCTGCAGATCCCGTCGGCGCTTCCGCACATCTTCGCGGGACTGGAGGTCGCCGTCATCCTGTCCGTGACCGGCGCCGTGGTCGCGGAGTTCGTGGGCAGCTCCGAAGGTCTGGGCTACCTGATCCAGGCGAGCAACTTCACCCTGGACGTGGCCAGGACCTTCGCGGTGATCGTCGTGCTGTCGGCCATCGGCATCGCACTGCACGCGGTCGTCGTGCGGCTCGGCAAGTGGCTGGTCTTCTGGACCGCCACCCCCACCGACACCGCCGGCGAGGTCTGA
- a CDS encoding ABC transporter ATP-binding protein, translating to MPTSTDTDCVIRLDSLSMLYPTKSGGTVQALDDVSLSVRAGEFISIVGPSGCGKSTLLRIIMGLSRQTSGQVTFEPSEDTHRNQLGMVFQQPLLLPWRTVRKNLLTSPDLHHARDAATHAKAAELLVMLGLEEFGDRYPHELSGGMQQRVGIGRALMHDPRILLMDEPFGALDAMTRDQMGLDLLKIWDQDRKTVLFVTHSIPEAVLLADRVVVMTPRPGRLADVVEVALPRPRRLENINTPEFGAIVLKIRKLLDSEHSAH from the coding sequence ATGCCGACCAGCACCGACACCGACTGCGTGATCCGCTTGGACTCGCTGTCCATGCTCTACCCGACGAAGTCCGGCGGGACCGTCCAGGCTCTCGACGATGTCTCCCTCAGCGTCCGAGCCGGTGAGTTCATCTCCATCGTCGGCCCCAGCGGCTGCGGCAAGAGCACGCTGCTGCGGATCATCATGGGCCTGTCCCGCCAGACCTCCGGACAGGTCACCTTCGAGCCGTCGGAGGACACCCACCGCAACCAGCTCGGGATGGTCTTCCAGCAGCCGCTGCTGCTGCCATGGCGCACCGTGCGGAAGAACCTGCTGACGTCGCCGGACCTTCACCACGCGCGGGACGCCGCGACCCACGCGAAGGCCGCCGAGCTGCTGGTCATGCTGGGCCTGGAGGAGTTCGGCGACCGGTACCCCCACGAGCTGTCCGGCGGGATGCAGCAGCGGGTCGGGATCGGCCGCGCCCTGATGCACGACCCGCGCATCCTGCTCATGGACGAGCCCTTCGGCGCCCTCGACGCGATGACCCGCGACCAGATGGGACTGGACCTGCTGAAGATCTGGGACCAGGACCGCAAGACCGTGCTGTTCGTGACGCACAGCATCCCCGAGGCGGTGCTCCTCGCCGACCGCGTCGTGGTCATGACACCGCGACCCGGCCGGCTGGCGGACGTCGTCGAGGTCGCGCTCCCTCGTCCGCGGCGGCTCGAGAACATCAACACGCCTGAGTTCGGCGCGATCGTCCTGAAGATCCGCAAGCTGCTCGACTCCGAGCACAGCGCCCACTAG
- a CDS encoding IclR family transcriptional regulator: protein MTAREQDIQAVSRTAQILGLFGPETPELSVAEATRRLGLKRTTVHRYFSSMISSGLLERVEDSALVRPGRSILQLGSFMLGQQRIMQMAPAYLRELALEIKVSTVLSLWGASGPVVSLVEEADHATLVTVRVGSQLALNSSQAKVFLAFLPDQFHAERLTGSLPEPERTETRRRIEAIRQAGMSSNVNHRGICVLAAPVFAAAGICATIAAVGTERMLPEALDSREATALKAACKQLTKEMGGTWPEATG, encoded by the coding sequence GTGACTGCTCGCGAGCAGGACATCCAGGCGGTGAGCCGGACCGCGCAGATCCTCGGACTGTTCGGTCCGGAGACTCCGGAGCTCTCCGTCGCGGAGGCCACCCGCCGGCTCGGTCTGAAGCGGACCACGGTGCACCGCTACTTCAGCTCGATGATCAGCTCGGGCCTGCTCGAGCGCGTGGAGGACTCCGCACTCGTCCGTCCCGGACGGTCGATCCTGCAGCTCGGCAGCTTCATGCTGGGACAGCAGCGCATCATGCAGATGGCGCCGGCCTACCTGCGCGAGCTCGCGCTCGAGATCAAGGTCAGCACCGTGCTGTCGCTGTGGGGCGCCTCCGGCCCGGTCGTCTCGCTGGTCGAGGAGGCTGACCATGCCACCCTGGTGACGGTGCGCGTCGGCTCGCAGCTCGCCCTGAACTCCTCGCAGGCCAAGGTCTTCCTGGCCTTCCTCCCCGACCAGTTCCATGCCGAACGGCTCACCGGCAGCCTCCCCGAGCCCGAGCGCACCGAGACTCGCCGTCGTATCGAGGCGATCCGGCAGGCCGGGATGAGCAGCAACGTCAACCACCGCGGCATCTGCGTCCTCGCGGCGCCGGTGTTCGCGGCGGCCGGGATCTGCGCCACGATCGCGGCCGTCGGCACCGAGCGGATGCTGCCGGAGGCGCTGGACTCCCGAGAGGCCACGGCGTTGAAGGCCGCCTGCAAGCAGCTGACCAAGGAGATGGGCGGCACGTGGCCCGAGGCGACCGGCTAA
- a CDS encoding DUF6282 family protein produces MTDSPAVIKLLNGCVDLHCHSGPNPFPRRIDHAEAGKDGERLGMRGVLVKSHHHNTVMDLLAMRDRLAKISTPVFGGITLNSMVGGINPQAVAMSLRMGGRAVWFPTFSAGRHIDCHPEGVGFPTASVEVPSSRVDIHQDNAELIPEVHEVLDLVKESGAMVTGGHMETESITQLFAAAKDKGVTRMLLNHPDYVIGADEAKCRELVGYGAFVEHETGFYDPEGTKKWDPKILLDWIEKIGPEHTVIASDLGQKDRPLPVDSYIRVATALLDLGLDERSLRQIFCDNPAFLLGLDD; encoded by the coding sequence ATGACCGACTCACCCGCCGTCATCAAGCTGCTGAACGGCTGCGTCGACCTGCACTGCCATTCCGGCCCGAACCCGTTCCCTCGACGCATCGACCATGCCGAGGCCGGCAAGGACGGCGAGCGGCTCGGCATGCGGGGCGTGCTGGTGAAGTCCCACCACCACAACACCGTCATGGACCTGCTCGCGATGCGCGACCGGCTGGCGAAGATCAGCACCCCGGTCTTCGGGGGCATAACCCTGAACAGCATGGTCGGCGGCATCAACCCGCAGGCGGTGGCCATGTCACTGCGCATGGGGGGTAGGGCCGTGTGGTTTCCGACGTTCTCGGCCGGCCGGCACATCGACTGTCATCCGGAGGGCGTCGGCTTTCCCACGGCGAGCGTCGAGGTGCCGTCGTCCCGGGTCGACATCCACCAGGACAACGCCGAGCTCATCCCTGAGGTCCACGAGGTGCTCGACCTGGTGAAGGAGAGCGGCGCGATGGTGACCGGCGGTCACATGGAGACCGAGTCGATCACCCAGCTGTTTGCCGCGGCCAAGGACAAGGGTGTCACCCGGATGCTGCTCAACCATCCCGACTACGTCATCGGTGCGGACGAGGCGAAGTGCCGTGAGCTCGTCGGCTACGGAGCGTTCGTCGAGCACGAGACCGGCTTCTACGACCCCGAGGGGACCAAGAAGTGGGATCCCAAGATCCTTCTGGACTGGATCGAGAAGATCGGCCCGGAGCACACCGTGATCGCCTCCGACCTCGGTCAGAAGGATCGGCCGCTGCCGGTGGACTCCTACATCCGCGTCGCGACCGCGCTGCTGGACCTCGGCCTGGACGAGAGGTCGCTGCGGCAGATCTTCTGCGACAACCCGGCCTTCCTGCTCGGCCTGGACGACTGA